The following are encoded together in the Xanthomonas sacchari genome:
- a CDS encoding 1-acyl-sn-glycerol-3-phosphate acyltransferase — MIERLIARGCSAAIRLLTGARALWRGCMPSSERRVYYGNHASHGDFVLIWSSLPAPLRREVRPVAAADYWQRDALRRYLIHAVFNGVLIERDPQQRQRDPIACLCEAVDAGGSLILFPEGTRNTEDGLLPFKSGLYHLARQRPELEFVPVWIDNLKRVMPKGKWLPLPLLCTTTFGEPLRLGAGEDKQAFLDRARAALLALAPEQAEAAR; from the coding sequence ATGATCGAACGCCTGATCGCCCGCGGCTGCAGTGCCGCGATCCGTCTGCTCACCGGCGCACGCGCGCTGTGGCGCGGCTGCATGCCGTCCAGCGAACGCCGGGTGTACTACGGCAACCACGCCAGCCACGGCGATTTCGTGCTGATCTGGTCGTCGCTGCCGGCGCCGCTGCGACGCGAGGTGCGGCCGGTGGCGGCGGCCGACTACTGGCAGCGCGATGCGCTGCGCCGCTACCTGATCCACGCGGTGTTCAACGGCGTGCTGATCGAGCGCGACCCGCAGCAGCGCCAGCGCGATCCGATCGCCTGCCTGTGCGAGGCGGTCGACGCCGGCGGCTCGTTGATCCTGTTTCCGGAAGGCACCCGCAACACCGAGGACGGCCTGCTGCCGTTCAAGAGCGGGCTCTATCACCTGGCGCGGCAGCGTCCGGAACTGGAGTTCGTGCCGGTGTGGATCGACAACCTCAAGCGGGTGATGCCCAAGGGCAAGTGGTTGCCGTTGCCGTTGCTGTGCACCACCACCTTCGGCGAACCGCTGCGACTGGGCGCCGGCGAGGACAAGCAGGCCTTCCTCGATCGCGCGCGTGCGGCCTTGCTGGCCTTGGCGCCGGAGCAGGCGGAGGCGGCCCGATGA
- a CDS encoding CDP-alcohol phosphatidyltransferase family protein, producing MSIYALKGRFQDLLRPGVRVLYRLGVTANQVTAAAALVSLLVAALVYAQGAAQPLWYALLPLWMLLRMALNAVDGMLAREFGQQSRLGAYLNELCDVVADAALYLSLLGVPGVGAGWLWLMALTAALTEYAGVLGLMVGASRRYDGPMGKSDRAFVVGLIGVLLAGAWIGAATVTAIAMAVALLCAATVLRRVAAGLREAAARA from the coding sequence GTGTCGATCTATGCCCTCAAAGGACGTTTCCAGGACCTGCTGCGGCCCGGCGTGCGGGTGCTGTACCGGCTCGGCGTCACCGCCAATCAGGTGACCGCGGCCGCGGCGCTGGTGTCGCTGCTGGTCGCCGCGCTGGTCTATGCGCAAGGCGCGGCGCAGCCGCTGTGGTACGCGCTGCTGCCGCTGTGGATGCTGCTGCGGATGGCCTTGAACGCGGTGGACGGCATGCTGGCGCGCGAGTTCGGCCAGCAGTCGCGGCTGGGCGCCTACCTCAACGAACTGTGCGACGTGGTCGCCGATGCGGCGCTGTACCTGAGCCTGCTCGGCGTGCCCGGCGTCGGTGCCGGCTGGTTGTGGCTGATGGCGCTGACCGCGGCGTTGACCGAATATGCCGGCGTGCTCGGGCTGATGGTCGGCGCCAGCCGTCGCTACGATGGGCCGATGGGCAAGAGCGACCGTGCCTTCGTCGTCGGGCTGATCGGCGTGCTGCTGGCCGGCGCCTGGATCGGCGCGGCCACGGTCACGGCCATCGCCATGGCCGTGGCGCTGTTGTGCGCGGCGACCGTGCTGCGCCGGGTCGCGGCGGGATTGCGCGAGGCGGCTGCGCGCGCGTGA
- a CDS encoding phosphatidate cytidylyltransferase translates to MNPIALSEHLQQSSLRQQTVWLFLGIATVLVVATLIAETLRWRARGRPSAVLDNLVARIRAWWVMAGVVALAFAFGRLGVIVLFALVSLFALREFITLTPTRRGDYYALLAAFYVVLPWQYWLVWSDWYGLYTLLIPVYAFLVLPILATIGGDTTRYLERTAKVQWGLMICVFCISHVPALLNLRIPGYEDRNLLLFAFLVIVVQSSDVLQYVWGKLLGRHLIAPKLSPSKTVEGFVGGILSASLLGAALWWITPFSPLQAFALALVANLMGFFGGLVMSAIKRDRGIKDWGHMIEGHGGVLDRLDSVCFAAPVFFHLIRYGWV, encoded by the coding sequence ATGAATCCGATCGCGCTGAGCGAACACCTGCAGCAATCCTCGCTGCGGCAACAGACGGTGTGGCTGTTTCTTGGCATCGCCACGGTGCTGGTGGTGGCCACGCTGATCGCCGAGACCCTGCGCTGGCGCGCACGCGGACGGCCCAGCGCGGTGCTGGACAACCTGGTGGCGCGGATCCGCGCGTGGTGGGTGATGGCCGGGGTGGTGGCGCTGGCGTTCGCCTTCGGCCGGCTCGGCGTGATCGTGCTGTTCGCGCTGGTGTCGCTGTTCGCGCTGCGCGAGTTCATCACCCTCACCCCGACCCGGCGCGGCGACTACTACGCGCTGCTGGCCGCGTTCTACGTGGTGCTGCCGTGGCAGTACTGGCTGGTGTGGAGCGACTGGTACGGCCTGTACACGCTGCTGATCCCGGTCTACGCGTTCCTGGTGCTGCCGATCCTGGCGACCATCGGCGGCGACACCACGCGCTACCTGGAACGTACCGCCAAGGTGCAATGGGGGCTGATGATCTGCGTGTTCTGCATCTCGCATGTGCCGGCGCTGCTGAACCTGCGCATCCCCGGCTACGAGGACCGCAACCTGCTGCTGTTCGCGTTTCTGGTGATCGTGGTGCAGTCCTCGGACGTGCTGCAGTACGTGTGGGGCAAGCTGCTGGGCCGGCACCTGATCGCGCCGAAGCTGTCGCCGTCCAAGACCGTGGAAGGCTTCGTCGGCGGCATCCTCTCGGCAAGCCTGCTCGGCGCGGCGCTGTGGTGGATCACCCCGTTCTCGCCGCTGCAGGCATTCGCGCTGGCGCTGGTGGCCAACCTGATGGGCTTCTTCGGCGGCCTGGTGATGTCGGCGATCAAGCGCGACCGCGGCATCAAGGACTGGGGCCACATGATCGAAGGCCACGGCGGCGTGCTCGACCGATTGGATTCGGTGTGTTTTGCGGCGCCGGTATTCTTCCACCTGATCCGCTATGGGTGGGTGTGA
- a CDS encoding helix-turn-helix transcriptional regulator, giving the protein MNSKLYERVREARKLTGLTQEALALDLGVTRSAVAQWEMAEGTAPALEHLIALARRSGLHFEYLATGRGERVFGEPTADATAIGELPSQYQFTDQQLRLLERFEGLSPRQRAGLLDLLDTRRSR; this is encoded by the coding sequence GTGAACAGCAAGCTGTACGAACGGGTGCGCGAAGCGCGCAAGCTCACCGGCCTCACTCAGGAGGCCCTGGCGCTGGACCTGGGCGTGACCCGCAGCGCCGTGGCGCAGTGGGAAATGGCCGAAGGCACGGCGCCGGCGCTGGAGCACCTGATCGCCCTGGCCCGCCGCAGCGGGCTGCACTTCGAATACCTGGCCACCGGCCGCGGCGAGCGCGTGTTCGGCGAACCGACGGCCGATGCCACTGCCATCGGCGAACTGCCCAGCCAGTACCAGTTCACCGACCAGCAACTGCGCCTGCTGGAGCGCTTCGAAGGCCTGAGCCCGCGCCAGCGCGCCGGCCTGCTCGACCTGCTCGACACCCGCAGGTCGCGCTGA
- the fis gene encoding DNA-binding transcriptional regulator Fis has product MNAATTRPDSSRGAPKPPLREHVAQSVRRYLRDLDGCDADDVYEIVLREMEIPLFVEVLNHCEGNQSRAAALLGIHRATLRKKLKEYGLA; this is encoded by the coding sequence TTGAACGCCGCCACCACTCGTCCTGACTCCAGTCGCGGCGCGCCGAAGCCGCCGCTGCGCGAACACGTGGCGCAATCGGTCCGCCGCTACCTGCGCGACCTCGACGGCTGCGATGCCGACGACGTGTACGAGATCGTGCTGCGCGAGATGGAGATCCCATTGTTCGTGGAAGTGCTCAACCATTGCGAAGGCAACCAGAGCCGCGCCGCCGCGCTGCTGGGCATCCACCGCGCGACCTTGCGCAAGAAGCTCAAGGAATATGGGTTGGCCTGA
- a CDS encoding DUF3426 domain-containing protein yields MPDRTPPRPSFATLLRQPDQSATPDETPVAPAADEAASAGAAPPTDTTHPTAPSVSPTFANATSVETESEADTSRAPIQTHDLDAPLAASAPDQTPATPPALAATATAPASAAAPSFLHGPRARRPVLRAAPWQWIALAGLGLLLALQILIADRQRLGADPRWRPWVAGVCQVLRCSVPAWREPAAFTMLSREVRPLPGHAGTLQVQATFRNDARWAQAWPLLQLSLADADGRTIGSRVLRPQEYLGRARPDSVTLAPGQSAQIAFQVREPAAETAAFSFDFH; encoded by the coding sequence ATGCCCGATCGCACTCCGCCCCGCCCCAGCTTCGCCACGTTGCTGCGCCAGCCCGATCAGTCCGCCACGCCGGACGAGACCCCGGTTGCGCCAGCGGCGGACGAGGCGGCGTCGGCAGGCGCGGCGCCGCCGACCGACACCACACACCCCACGGCGCCGAGCGTCTCGCCAACGTTTGCGAACGCAACGTCGGTCGAGACCGAGAGCGAGGCCGACACATCCCGCGCGCCCATTCAGACGCATGACCTGGACGCGCCGCTGGCGGCGTCGGCGCCGGACCAGACACCAGCCACACCCCCGGCACTTGCGGCCACCGCCACTGCACCGGCATCCGCCGCCGCCCCGAGCTTCCTGCACGGGCCACGCGCACGGCGCCCGGTGCTGCGCGCCGCGCCGTGGCAGTGGATCGCGCTGGCCGGGCTGGGCCTGCTGCTGGCGCTGCAGATCCTCATCGCCGATCGCCAGCGCCTGGGCGCCGACCCGCGCTGGCGGCCGTGGGTGGCCGGAGTCTGCCAGGTCCTGCGCTGCAGCGTGCCGGCCTGGCGCGAGCCGGCCGCCTTCACCATGCTCAGCCGCGAGGTGCGGCCGCTGCCCGGCCATGCCGGCACCCTGCAGGTGCAGGCGACCTTCCGCAACGACGCGCGCTGGGCGCAGGCCTGGCCGCTGCTGCAGCTATCGCTGGCCGACGCCGACGGCCGCACCATCGGCAGCCGTGTGCTGCGCCCGCAGGAATACCTGGGCCGCGCGCGTCCGGACAGCGTCACGCTGGCACCGGGACAGAGCGCGCAGATCGCCTTCCAGGTGCGCGAACCGGCGGCCGAGACTGCGGCATTCAGTTTCGACTTCCACTGA
- a CDS encoding phosphatase PAP2/dual specificity phosphatase family protein, whose protein sequence is MAAARPWRRALAWLALLGPFFFLSYGLANTLAARRAEVPSLPFAWESHIPFWPWTIVPYWSIDLFYVISFFVCRTRAELDTHARRLLTAQLLAVACFLLWPLRFGFERPPTEGVFGWLFAVLLGFDKPFNQAPSLHIVLLVVLWVRYAQHLHGLARWALHGWFALIGLSVLTTYQHHFLDVPTGLAAGWLCVWLWPERIAAPWRAAAPARDPRRWRLAALYLLGSAACAAAARALGGAGWWLLWPALSLLLVALSYALLGPLGLQKRDDGRLSLAARWLYAPYLAAAWLNSRAWTWRDPAPRAIVDGVWLGRLPGRGERTRFAAVVDVSAELSLREAQAHDRVVPMLDLVAPPAAALRMAADAIEAARAHGHVLACCALGYSRSAAAVATWLLRSGRATSVDEALALLRAHAPRIVLGPAQRAAIAAACTTSPALLQAQELPA, encoded by the coding sequence ATGGCGGCCGCGCGGCCGTGGCGGCGTGCGCTGGCCTGGCTGGCGCTGCTGGGGCCGTTCTTCTTCCTCAGCTACGGCCTGGCCAACACCCTGGCCGCGCGCCGTGCCGAGGTGCCGTCGTTGCCGTTCGCCTGGGAAAGCCACATCCCGTTCTGGCCGTGGACCATCGTCCCGTACTGGTCGATCGACCTGTTCTACGTGATCTCGTTCTTCGTCTGCCGCACGCGCGCCGAGCTGGACACGCATGCGCGGCGCCTGCTCACCGCGCAACTGCTGGCGGTGGCTTGCTTCCTGCTGTGGCCGCTGCGCTTTGGCTTCGAACGGCCGCCGACCGAGGGCGTGTTCGGCTGGCTGTTCGCGGTGCTGCTCGGCTTCGACAAGCCGTTCAACCAGGCGCCGTCGCTGCACATCGTGCTGCTGGTGGTGCTGTGGGTGCGCTATGCGCAGCACCTGCACGGGCTGGCGCGGTGGGCCCTGCACGGCTGGTTCGCGCTGATCGGGTTATCGGTGCTGACCACCTACCAGCATCACTTCCTCGACGTGCCCACCGGCCTGGCCGCGGGCTGGCTCTGCGTGTGGCTGTGGCCGGAGCGCATCGCCGCGCCGTGGCGGGCCGCGGCGCCGGCGCGCGATCCGCGGCGCTGGCGCCTGGCTGCGCTGTACCTGCTCGGCAGCGCGGCCTGCGCGGCTGCCGCGCGCGCGCTCGGTGGCGCCGGCTGGTGGCTGCTGTGGCCGGCGCTGTCGCTGCTGCTGGTCGCGCTCAGTTATGCGCTGCTCGGCCCGCTGGGCCTGCAGAAACGTGACGATGGCCGCCTGAGCCTGGCCGCCCGCTGGCTGTATGCGCCGTACCTGGCCGCTGCCTGGCTCAACTCGCGCGCCTGGACCTGGCGCGATCCGGCGCCGCGCGCGATCGTCGACGGCGTCTGGCTCGGGCGCCTGCCCGGTCGCGGCGAGCGCACGCGTTTCGCCGCGGTGGTCGATGTCAGTGCGGAACTGTCGTTGCGCGAGGCGCAGGCGCACGACCGCGTGGTGCCGATGCTGGACCTGGTGGCGCCGCCGGCCGCGGCCTTGCGCATGGCCGCCGACGCGATCGAAGCGGCGCGCGCACACGGCCACGTGCTGGCCTGCTGCGCGCTGGGCTATTCGCGCAGCGCGGCAGCAGTGGCTACCTGGCTGCTGCGCAGCGGCCGCGCCACCAGCGTGGACGAGGCGCTGGCGCTGTTGCGAGCGCACGCGCCACGGATCGTGCTGGGACCGGCGCAGCGTGCCGCCATCGCCGCCGCCTGCACCACATCACCGGCGCTGCTGCAGGCGCAGGAGCTGCCGGCATGA
- a CDS encoding TIGR04222 domain-containing membrane protein — MTRTPTPLLPASVDPDHAALWQRLQADGFGEGDAALPAFERRVAEEASVSLALAAHLVEEYRRFCFLACVAGEEITPSPLVDQAWHAHLTDTREYWQRFCPQVLRRTLHHQPGRGDPADAARFQAQYAATLAQYRHYFGEPPAACWPAPAGTRPSVPAPRQAGARRSAPARAGVAVWGWMLGVALLFAVLWQRHGPLSPLHWPGPPFLLLFLAGIGLAWSLGARLRLAVRGLRRAVLDTPLDATELAYLAGGSERVADQQLALLLAAGAVRLHAEPHVRRQARLQPTTVAVPPALQRALAIVRAHPQLQQALAALQRDAAPLRRALVAKGLWLGHGQALCARLFGAAPLLALWTLGVMKLRIGLQLQRPVGFLVAAMVVVSVVALGFLLTPPRRSVAGDALLADREAAWRDGVAAPSLAPGSHLALPLALALALAGTSVLMTTPWADYHALRAPAANGRGGSCSTSNCGGGGGGSDGGSSCGGGGCGGCGGGD, encoded by the coding sequence ATGACGCGAACGCCGACGCCGCTGCTGCCGGCCAGCGTCGATCCCGATCACGCGGCGCTGTGGCAGCGCCTGCAGGCCGATGGCTTCGGCGAGGGCGACGCGGCGTTGCCGGCGTTCGAGCGCCGCGTCGCTGAGGAGGCCAGCGTGTCGCTGGCGCTGGCCGCGCACCTGGTCGAGGAATACCGGCGCTTCTGCTTCCTGGCCTGCGTCGCCGGCGAGGAGATCACGCCGAGTCCGCTGGTCGACCAGGCCTGGCATGCGCACCTCACCGACACCCGCGAATACTGGCAGCGGTTCTGTCCGCAGGTGCTGCGCCGCACCCTGCACCACCAGCCCGGGCGCGGCGATCCGGCCGACGCTGCGCGTTTCCAGGCCCAGTACGCGGCCACCCTGGCGCAGTACCGGCACTACTTCGGCGAGCCGCCGGCGGCGTGCTGGCCGGCGCCGGCCGGCACGCGTCCATCCGTGCCGGCACCGCGCCAGGCCGGCGCGCGCCGCAGCGCGCCGGCGCGTGCCGGCGTCGCCGTGTGGGGCTGGATGCTGGGTGTTGCCCTGCTGTTCGCGGTGCTCTGGCAACGCCACGGTCCGCTGTCGCCGCTGCACTGGCCCGGACCGCCGTTTCTGCTGCTGTTCCTGGCCGGCATCGGCCTGGCCTGGAGCCTGGGCGCGCGTCTGCGCCTGGCCGTGCGCGGATTGCGCCGCGCCGTGCTCGACACGCCGCTCGACGCCACCGAACTGGCCTATCTGGCCGGCGGCAGCGAGCGCGTCGCCGACCAGCAACTGGCCCTGTTGCTCGCGGCCGGCGCTGTACGTCTGCACGCGGAGCCGCACGTGCGCCGCCAGGCGCGGCTGCAGCCCACCACGGTCGCGGTACCACCGGCGCTGCAACGCGCGCTCGCGATCGTGCGCGCGCACCCGCAGTTGCAGCAGGCGCTGGCCGCGTTGCAGCGCGATGCCGCGCCGCTGCGCCGGGCACTGGTCGCCAAGGGGCTATGGCTGGGCCATGGGCAGGCGCTGTGCGCGCGCCTGTTCGGCGCCGCGCCGTTGCTGGCGCTGTGGACCCTGGGCGTGATGAAGTTGCGGATCGGCCTGCAGTTGCAGCGTCCGGTCGGCTTCCTGGTGGCGGCGATGGTGGTGGTCAGCGTCGTTGCGCTCGGTTTCCTGCTCACGCCGCCGCGGCGCAGCGTCGCCGGCGACGCCTTGCTGGCCGACCGCGAGGCGGCCTGGCGCGATGGCGTCGCCGCGCCCTCGCTGGCGCCCGGTTCGCACCTGGCGCTGCCGCTGGCCCTGGCCCTGGCCCTGGCCGGGACCAGCGTGCTGATGACCACGCCCTGGGCCGACTATCACGCCTTGCGTGCGCCCGCAGCCAACGGCCGCGGCGGCAGCTGTTCGACCAGCAACTGCGGTGGGGGCGGCGGCGGCAGCGACGGCGGCAGCAGTTGCGGCGGCGGTGGCTGCGGCGGCTGTGGAGGCGGCGACTGA
- a CDS encoding bifunctional alpha/beta hydrolase/class I SAM-dependent methyltransferase produces MRQVNESEFVSFDGTRLFYRHWPATAPVAPPRAIVLLHRGHEHSGRVAHLAEELGLDDCAVFAWDARGNGRSPGARGDAPGFPALVRDLDRFVAHIGEVHGVAVQDIVVIAQSVGAVVASTWVHDYAPPLRALVLASPAFKVKLYVPFARPGLALMQTLRGNFFVNSYVKPQWLTHDPARVESYRTDPLITRPISVRVLLGLYAAADRVVGDAQAITVPVQLLVSGSDFVVHRGPQDRFYERLSSPVKERHLLPGFFHDTLGERDRAPALAQIRRFVRDRFAEVPALPSLRHAHRRGPTFEEAERLAWPPQRYSLQDLRWRGVRAGLRLGGQLSEGIALGLQTGFDSGSTLDYIYRDQAAGRGPLGRMIDRNYLDAIGWRGIRVRRQHLHELLGLAMQRLRAAGLPVRALDIAAGHGRYVLEALAGGSQRADAILLRDFSPLNVEQGRALIAALGATDIARFEQGDAFDRDALAALQPRPTLAVVSGLYELFPDNDQVLRSLQGVAAAVEPGGYLAYTGQPWHPQLEFIARALTSHRGGAAWVMRRRTQQEMDELVRTAGFRKLEQRIDEWGIFTVSLAQRIAP; encoded by the coding sequence ATGCGGCAGGTCAACGAAAGCGAATTCGTCAGTTTCGACGGCACACGGTTGTTCTACCGGCACTGGCCGGCCACCGCGCCGGTGGCACCGCCCAGGGCGATCGTGCTGCTGCATCGCGGCCACGAACATTCCGGGCGGGTCGCGCATCTGGCCGAGGAACTGGGCCTGGACGACTGCGCGGTGTTCGCGTGGGATGCGCGCGGCAACGGCCGCTCGCCCGGCGCGCGCGGCGATGCCCCCGGCTTCCCGGCGCTGGTGCGCGACCTGGACCGCTTCGTCGCGCACATCGGCGAGGTCCACGGCGTCGCCGTGCAGGACATTGTGGTGATCGCGCAGAGCGTGGGGGCGGTGGTCGCCAGCACCTGGGTGCACGACTACGCGCCGCCGCTGCGCGCGCTGGTGCTGGCCTCGCCGGCGTTCAAGGTCAAGCTGTACGTGCCGTTCGCGCGGCCCGGGCTGGCCCTGATGCAGACGCTGCGCGGCAATTTTTTCGTCAACAGCTACGTCAAGCCGCAGTGGCTGACCCACGACCCGGCGCGGGTCGAGAGCTACCGCACTGATCCGCTGATCACCCGGCCGATCTCGGTGCGGGTGCTGCTGGGCCTGTACGCGGCGGCCGACCGCGTGGTCGGCGATGCGCAGGCGATCACCGTGCCGGTGCAGTTGCTGGTGTCCGGCAGCGATTTCGTGGTGCACCGCGGGCCGCAGGACCGCTTCTACGAGCGCCTGTCCTCGCCGGTGAAGGAGCGCCACCTGCTGCCCGGTTTCTTCCACGACACCCTGGGCGAGCGCGACCGCGCACCGGCGCTGGCGCAGATCCGCCGCTTCGTGCGCGATCGCTTCGCCGAGGTGCCGGCGCTGCCCAGCCTGCGCCACGCGCACCGCCGCGGGCCGACCTTCGAGGAAGCCGAGCGCCTGGCCTGGCCGCCGCAGCGCTACAGCCTGCAGGACCTGCGCTGGCGCGGCGTGCGCGCTGGGCTGCGCCTGGGCGGACAGCTCTCCGAAGGCATTGCCCTCGGCCTGCAGACCGGCTTCGATTCCGGCAGCACGCTGGACTACATCTACCGCGACCAGGCGGCCGGGCGCGGCCCGCTGGGGCGGATGATCGACCGCAACTACTTGGATGCGATCGGCTGGCGCGGCATCCGCGTGCGCCGCCAGCATCTCCACGAACTGTTGGGCCTGGCGATGCAGCGGCTGCGCGCCGCGGGCCTGCCGGTGCGCGCGCTGGACATCGCCGCCGGCCACGGCCGCTACGTGCTGGAAGCGCTGGCCGGCGGCAGCCAGCGCGCCGATGCGATCCTGCTGCGCGATTTCAGCCCGTTGAACGTGGAGCAGGGCCGCGCGCTGATTGCCGCACTCGGCGCCACCGATATCGCCCGCTTCGAGCAGGGCGACGCCTTCGACCGCGACGCGTTGGCGGCGTTGCAGCCGCGGCCGACGCTGGCCGTGGTGTCGGGTCTGTACGAGCTGTTCCCGGACAACGACCAGGTGCTGCGCTCGCTGCAGGGCGTGGCTGCGGCGGTAGAGCCGGGCGGCTACCTGGCCTACACCGGCCAGCCCTGGCATCCGCAGCTGGAATTCATCGCCCGTGCGCTGACCAGCCACCGCGGCGGTGCGGCCTGGGTGATGCGCCGGCGCACCCAGCAGGAGATGGATGAACTGGTGCGCACGGCCGGCTTCCGCAAGCTGGAGCAGCGCATCGACGAGTGGGGCATCTTCACCGTGTCGCTGGCGCAGCGGATCGCGCCATGA
- the prmA gene encoding 50S ribosomal protein L11 methyltransferase, which produces MPFLELTLRCTDATQPRYETALEDVGALAVTLLDADADTSNERAILEPGVGETPLWGTLVLSALFPEEQDGLMLLAALEAFDPGLDWAQVTFRKVDDQDWERAWLDQFQPMRFGARTFIVPWNHDLPEDARGADAAVVRLDPGLAFGSGTHPTTALCLRWLDALAADGVLAQARVLDFGCGSGILALAALKLGAAAAVGVDNDPQALLASHDNAERNDVGERLAVYLPADEPAATYPVVVANILASALDALAPTLAARVAPGGHIALSGILHGQEQELLQRYAPWFAQLRTEQDGDWMRIDGVRRH; this is translated from the coding sequence ATGCCGTTCCTCGAACTGACCCTGCGCTGCACCGACGCCACCCAGCCCCGCTACGAGACCGCGCTGGAGGATGTCGGCGCGCTGGCGGTGACCCTGCTCGATGCCGACGCCGACACCAGCAACGAACGCGCGATCCTGGAACCGGGCGTAGGCGAGACCCCGCTGTGGGGCACGCTGGTGCTGAGCGCGCTGTTCCCCGAGGAACAGGACGGGCTGATGCTGCTGGCCGCGCTGGAGGCGTTCGACCCCGGGCTGGACTGGGCCCAGGTCACTTTCCGCAAGGTCGACGACCAGGACTGGGAACGGGCCTGGCTGGACCAGTTCCAGCCGATGCGCTTCGGCGCGCGCACCTTCATCGTGCCGTGGAACCACGACCTGCCCGAGGACGCCCGCGGCGCCGACGCCGCGGTGGTGCGCCTGGACCCGGGCCTGGCGTTCGGCTCCGGCACCCACCCGACCACCGCGCTGTGCCTGCGCTGGCTGGACGCGCTGGCCGCCGACGGCGTGCTGGCGCAGGCGCGCGTGCTCGATTTCGGCTGCGGTTCGGGGATCCTGGCACTGGCCGCGCTGAAGCTGGGCGCCGCCGCCGCGGTGGGCGTGGACAACGACCCGCAGGCGCTGCTGGCCAGCCACGACAACGCCGAACGCAACGACGTGGGCGAGCGCCTGGCGGTATACCTACCGGCCGACGAACCGGCCGCGACCTATCCGGTGGTGGTGGCCAACATCCTGGCCTCGGCGCTGGACGCGCTGGCACCGACCCTGGCCGCGCGCGTGGCGCCGGGCGGGCACATCGCCCTGTCCGGCATCCTGCATGGCCAGGAGCAGGAGCTGCTGCAGCGCTACGCGCCGTGGTTCGCGCAGCTGCGTACCGAGCAGGACGGCGACTGGATGCGCATCGACGGCGTGCGCCGCCACTGA
- a CDS encoding CDP-alcohol phosphatidyltransferase family protein: protein MAGSTWQARRAQWRARLALALRARGATPNGVSWSGLACAVLAALMFALAWREPPANAAALLVLAALALQARLLCNRLDGLMAQQAQMIGRAGAVYNEAPDRLSDVAVCLGVGYGLQPVLGIGAELGWAAALLCVGTAYVRMLGLACAVREPLQGPMARAQRMHWLSLAALLAAAALLLQHVVLARTILAVALALLIAAAALTIVIRVRAIVRELEWK from the coding sequence ATGGCCGGTTCGACCTGGCAGGCGCGGCGCGCGCAGTGGCGTGCGCGGCTGGCGCTGGCGTTGCGCGCGCGCGGGGCCACGCCCAACGGCGTGTCCTGGAGCGGACTGGCGTGCGCGGTGCTGGCGGCGCTGATGTTCGCCCTGGCCTGGCGCGAGCCGCCGGCCAACGCCGCCGCGTTGCTGGTGCTGGCGGCGCTGGCGCTGCAGGCGCGGCTGCTGTGCAACCGCCTGGACGGCTTGATGGCGCAGCAGGCGCAGATGATCGGCCGCGCCGGCGCGGTGTACAACGAGGCGCCGGACCGGCTGTCGGACGTGGCGGTGTGCCTGGGTGTGGGCTATGGCCTGCAGCCGGTGCTGGGCATCGGCGCGGAACTGGGCTGGGCCGCCGCCCTGCTGTGCGTGGGCACCGCCTATGTGCGCATGCTCGGCCTGGCCTGCGCGGTGCGCGAACCGCTGCAGGGGCCGATGGCGCGCGCGCAGCGCATGCATTGGTTGTCGCTGGCCGCGTTGCTGGCGGCGGCCGCGCTGCTGCTGCAACACGTGGTACTGGCCCGCACGATCCTTGCCGTGGCGCTGGCGTTGCTGATCGCCGCCGCCGCCCTGACCATCGTGATCCGCGTGCGCGCCATCGTGCGCGAACTGGAGTGGAAATGA